A genome region from Rhodopseudomonas boonkerdii includes the following:
- a CDS encoding M48 family metalloprotease, whose product MKDLHLQPQKAAPRLFSRLTALLTAAAIALAPLPASPQQGDVRLLRDAEIEQLLRDYTRPILRAAGLEKQNIQVVIINNPTFNAFVADGRRIFVNYGALMQSQTPNQIIGVLAHETGHLAGGHLSKLRQRLAEAQTQMIIAMLLGVGAMAAGARGGNSNSNMSNVGAAAVAAPQAMMMNTMLAYQRQHEENADRAGVKYLTQTGQSAKGMYETFKRFSSDSLFAARGSDPYMQSHPMPQERVAALEELAKASPYWDKKDDPALQLRHDLMRAKTSGFMEQRDTVLRRYPPSDTSLPAQYARAIATYRHGDLTVAIGQIDQLIKAQPNNPYFHELRGQALLEGGKPNEAIAPLRRAVQLSSNAPLIEMMLGQALVATDNKAYTDEAIRILKAAIAREGEASAGYQQLAMAYGRKGELAEADLASAQAAFLRGDNKTARDLASRAKARFAVGTPGWVKADDIIAAKMK is encoded by the coding sequence ATGAAAGACCTGCACCTGCAGCCTCAAAAGGCTGCACCCCGGCTGTTCTCCCGGCTGACTGCCCTGCTCACCGCCGCCGCGATCGCGCTGGCGCCGCTTCCCGCCAGCCCCCAGCAGGGCGACGTGCGCCTGCTGCGCGATGCCGAGATCGAGCAGCTCCTGCGCGACTATACGCGCCCGATCCTGCGCGCCGCCGGGCTCGAGAAGCAGAACATCCAGGTCGTCATCATCAACAATCCGACGTTCAACGCCTTCGTCGCTGACGGTCGCCGCATCTTCGTCAATTACGGCGCGCTGATGCAGTCACAGACGCCGAACCAGATCATCGGCGTGCTCGCGCATGAAACCGGCCATCTCGCCGGCGGCCATCTGTCGAAACTGCGCCAGCGCCTCGCCGAAGCGCAGACGCAGATGATCATTGCCATGCTGCTGGGCGTCGGCGCCATGGCGGCTGGCGCGCGCGGCGGCAATTCCAATAGCAACATGAGCAATGTCGGCGCCGCCGCGGTGGCCGCGCCGCAGGCGATGATGATGAACACCATGCTCGCCTATCAGCGCCAGCATGAAGAAAATGCGGACCGTGCCGGGGTCAAATATCTGACGCAGACCGGCCAATCCGCGAAAGGCATGTACGAGACCTTTAAGCGCTTCTCGTCAGACAGCCTGTTCGCGGCGCGCGGCAGCGATCCCTACATGCAGTCGCATCCGATGCCGCAGGAACGTGTCGCCGCGCTCGAAGAGCTCGCCAAGGCCAGCCCCTATTGGGACAAGAAGGACGACCCGGCGCTGCAGCTGCGCCACGATTTGATGCGCGCGAAAACCTCGGGTTTCATGGAGCAGCGCGACACCGTGCTGCGCCGCTATCCGCCATCCGACACCAGCCTGCCCGCGCAATATGCCCGCGCCATCGCCACCTATCGCCATGGCGATCTCACGGTCGCCATCGGACAGATCGACCAGCTCATCAAGGCGCAGCCGAACAATCCGTATTTCCACGAATTGCGCGGCCAGGCCCTGCTCGAAGGCGGCAAGCCCAACGAGGCGATCGCCCCCCTGCGCCGCGCCGTCCAGCTGTCGAGCAACGCGCCACTGATCGAAATGATGCTCGGCCAGGCCCTCGTCGCAACCGACAACAAGGCCTATACCGACGAAGCCATTCGCATTCTCAAGGCCGCCATCGCCCGCGAAGGCGAAGCATCGGCGGGTTACCAGCAGCTCGCCATGGCCTATGGCCGCAAGGGCGAACTCGCGGAAGCGGATCTGGCATCGGCGCAGGCCGCATTCTTGCGTGGCGACAACAAGACCGCGCGCGATCTCGCCTCGCGTGCGAAGGCACGGTTTGCGGTGGGCACGCCCGGCTGGGTGAAGGCGGACGATATCATTGCGGCGAAGATGAAGTAG
- a CDS encoding SRPBCC family protein produces the protein MAPRFTIKGRIAKPVSEVFEAVVNPEQLSEFFTTGGAKGRLETGAVVTWDFHDFPGAFPVHVTEVEKDRRIVLRWDGEATAVEADASGSNNTKVTMTFASTDDGRTLVEITEEGWLDNPEGRSASYGNCEGWTGMLCAMKVWLEHGIHLRDGFYK, from the coding sequence ATGGCACCGAGGTTCACCATCAAGGGGCGGATCGCCAAGCCCGTCAGCGAAGTGTTCGAGGCTGTCGTCAATCCCGAGCAATTGTCGGAATTTTTCACGACCGGCGGTGCGAAAGGACGGCTGGAAACCGGGGCCGTCGTGACCTGGGATTTCCACGATTTCCCCGGCGCCTTTCCGGTTCATGTCACCGAGGTTGAGAAGGACAGGCGGATCGTGCTGCGCTGGGACGGCGAGGCCACTGCAGTCGAAGCCGACGCTTCGGGGAGCAACAATACGAAGGTCACGATGACTTTCGCCTCCACCGATGACGGTCGGACGCTGGTCGAGATCACGGAAGAGGGATGGCTGGATAACCCGGAAGGACGTTCGGCATCCTACGGCAATTGCGAAGGATGGACGGGCATGTTGTGCGCCATGAAAGTCTGGCTCGAACACGGCATCCATCTCCGCGACGGATTTTACAAGTAG
- a CDS encoding ArsR/SmtB family transcription factor: protein MSNDEKDDLLFRALAHRARRRMVDALKTGAKTTGMLCELFPELDRCTVMQHLKVLDEAGLLIIERRGRERWNQLDALPIHAIHERWIGPYAAYAASMLGKLKHASERKELVSQSS, encoded by the coding sequence ATGTCAAATGACGAGAAAGACGACCTGTTGTTCCGGGCTCTGGCCCATCGTGCACGGCGGCGGATGGTCGATGCGCTCAAGACAGGCGCCAAGACGACGGGAATGCTATGCGAGCTGTTTCCCGAGCTGGATCGCTGCACGGTGATGCAACATCTAAAAGTTTTGGACGAAGCCGGCCTCCTCATCATCGAGCGCCGCGGGCGCGAGCGATGGAACCAGCTCGACGCGCTGCCGATCCACGCCATCCACGAACGCTGGATCGGTCCTTATGCGGCCTATGCGGCTTCCATGCTCGGCAAGCTGAAACATGCAAGTGAGCGCAAGGAACTGGTTAGCCAGTCATCCTAG
- a CDS encoding REP-associated tyrosine transposase: MTSYRRSVVSGGCFFFTVNLADRRRQLLTEHADHLRGAFRSVRRPFTMDAIVVLPDHLHAIWTLPEGDADFATRWRLIKAYFSRHVALGEDVSRSRILRGERGIWQRRFWEHTIRDERDYERHVDYIHFNPVKHGHVTRVRDWPYSSFHRFVARGIYPKDWAGDVSEIGVSFGERPDP; this comes from the coding sequence GTGACAAGTTACCGCCGCAGCGTCGTTTCGGGAGGCTGCTTCTTCTTCACGGTCAATCTCGCGGATCGGCGGCGGCAGTTGCTGACCGAACATGCGGATCATTTGCGCGGCGCTTTTCGTTCGGTGCGACGGCCTTTCACGATGGATGCGATCGTGGTGTTGCCGGATCATCTACATGCGATCTGGACGCTGCCGGAGGGTGACGCGGATTTCGCCACACGCTGGCGGCTAATCAAGGCGTATTTCTCGCGGCACGTGGCCCTTGGCGAGGACGTGTCGAGAAGCCGGATATTGAGAGGCGAACGCGGCATCTGGCAGCGCCGGTTCTGGGAACACACGATCCGGGATGAACGCGACTACGAGCGTCATGTTGACTACATCCATTTCAATCCGGTGAAACACGGGCATGTCACGCGGGTGAGGGACTGGCCTTATTCGTCGTTTCACCGCTTTGTCGCGCGTGGGATTTATCCCAAGGATTGGGCGGGAGATGTATCCGAAATCGGCGTCAGTTTCGGCGAACGCCCCGATCCGTAG
- a CDS encoding response regulator, with translation MSHILIVDDDLEIRKLLGRYLTEQGYRVSIASDRRTMNESLQNNEISLIVLDVLLPDGSGLNICQDLRRDGSEVPVILLTALKEDIDRIIGLEIGADDYLGKPFNPRELLARIRAVLRRRVTQDIQLAQVREYRFSGFTLRPGTRQLMHDSGESIDLTTAEFELLTVLVKRPGRLLSRDQLIGLTNRKSDDVFDRSVDVLMSRLRKKMGDSDLLIKTIRNGGYMFTARVEMMGADS, from the coding sequence ATGTCGCACATCCTCATCGTCGATGACGATCTCGAAATACGGAAACTGCTGGGGCGCTATCTGACCGAGCAAGGCTATCGCGTGTCGATTGCATCGGACCGACGCACCATGAACGAGAGCCTGCAGAACAACGAGATCAGCCTCATCGTGCTCGATGTCCTGCTGCCGGATGGATCGGGGCTGAATATCTGCCAGGACCTCAGACGTGACGGGTCCGAAGTGCCCGTTATCCTTCTGACGGCGCTGAAGGAGGATATCGACCGGATCATCGGCCTCGAAATCGGCGCCGACGATTATCTTGGCAAGCCCTTCAATCCGCGCGAACTGCTCGCCCGCATCCGCGCCGTGCTCCGGCGCCGGGTGACGCAGGACATCCAGCTGGCGCAAGTGCGCGAATATCGCTTCAGCGGATTCACGCTTCGACCCGGCACCCGCCAGCTGATGCATGACAGCGGGGAATCCATAGACCTCACCACAGCCGAATTCGAACTGCTCACCGTGCTCGTCAAACGACCGGGGCGACTGCTGTCGCGCGACCAGCTCATTGGATTGACGAACCGCAAATCGGACGACGTCTTCGATCGCTCGGTCGATGTGTTGATGAGCCGGCTGCGCAAGAAAATGGGCGACAGCGATCTCCTGATCAAGACCATCCGCAACGGCGGCTATATGTTCACGGCGCGCGTTGAAATGATGGGCGCTGACTCATGA
- a CDS encoding ATP-binding protein — translation MNSIRLRFSLMLVGSVLSVVILASIVMSKMTLSLVERTFRDDLTSRVAAFSKNITVQGNSAIFHLQPAPVEGKTLEKQTAQLQAAFQKSRSPFDTLVKETPDGRRWASIKMGNGWLSWPTPEHAPPPEVWYGLAGWMLLIAVGVIGVALTVSHQTTRQLKLLQTMALSVGRDGVLPDVKEEGSVEIKATARALNMMGASLKKAMDSKIRLVAAAGHDLRTPMTRMRLRAEFLDERDRIAWLQDLDEMERIADSAIQLVREETVGKGSEIVTLDALVRDVCNDLILIKMPVTIAGLAPCRVEISPLALTRALRNLIINAATHGGGAIVSVQTEGPSARVVIDDNGPGIPEQFLDSAFEPFFRVDPARRQAIPGAGLGLAIAKEIVERQGGTLTIENRQPHGLRQVLSFAMDVERDARVASTKAVASSDGAATAITLHTGS, via the coding sequence ATGAATTCGATCAGGCTCAGATTCTCGCTGATGCTGGTCGGCTCCGTGTTGAGCGTGGTTATTCTTGCCAGCATCGTGATGTCGAAAATGACCCTGAGCCTGGTCGAACGGACGTTCCGCGACGATCTGACCTCCCGTGTCGCTGCATTCTCCAAGAACATCACGGTCCAAGGCAATAGCGCGATTTTCCATCTCCAGCCCGCGCCCGTCGAGGGCAAGACCCTCGAAAAACAAACTGCGCAGCTGCAGGCGGCATTCCAGAAATCGCGCAGCCCGTTCGACACCCTCGTCAAGGAAACACCGGACGGCCGTCGATGGGCATCGATCAAGATGGGGAACGGATGGCTGAGCTGGCCGACCCCGGAGCACGCGCCGCCCCCCGAAGTCTGGTACGGCCTTGCGGGATGGATGTTGCTGATTGCGGTCGGCGTGATCGGCGTGGCGCTCACCGTCTCACATCAGACCACCCGACAGCTCAAGCTTCTGCAGACCATGGCACTGTCCGTCGGCAGGGACGGTGTGTTGCCGGATGTGAAAGAAGAAGGATCGGTGGAGATCAAGGCGACGGCCAGGGCGCTCAACATGATGGGCGCGAGCCTGAAGAAAGCGATGGACAGCAAGATCCGGCTCGTGGCCGCGGCCGGACACGATCTGCGGACGCCGATGACGCGCATGCGTTTGCGCGCAGAGTTTCTCGACGAGCGAGACCGTATCGCATGGCTGCAAGATCTCGACGAAATGGAGCGCATCGCTGACAGCGCCATTCAGCTCGTTCGCGAGGAAACCGTCGGCAAGGGGTCCGAGATCGTTACGCTGGATGCGCTCGTCCGCGATGTCTGCAACGACCTCATCCTGATCAAGATGCCAGTGACTATCGCCGGGCTCGCCCCGTGTCGCGTCGAGATATCGCCGCTCGCACTGACGCGCGCCCTGCGCAATCTCATCATCAACGCAGCGACCCATGGCGGCGGCGCGATCGTCAGCGTGCAGACCGAGGGGCCCAGCGCCAGGGTGGTGATCGACGACAACGGCCCCGGCATTCCCGAACAGTTTTTGGACAGCGCCTTCGAGCCTTTCTTTCGCGTCGATCCGGCCCGGCGTCAGGCCATCCCGGGCGCCGGCCTCGGCCTCGCCATCGCCAAGGAGATCGTCGAGCGGCAGGGCGGAACGCTCACGATCGAAAACCGACAGCCGCACGGCTTGCGCCAGGTGCTGTCGTTCGCGATGGACGTCGAACGTGATGCACGGGTTGCATCTACGAAAGCGGTCGCCTCCTCTGACGGTGCGGCAACCGCGATCACCCTGCATACAGGATCATAA
- a CDS encoding DsbA family protein: MRTFRLLASAAVALALCAAPLKASAQSFNDAQRGEIQKIMKDYLLQHPEILEEVSAELQKRQAAAEAEKHKAAVSANANLIFNSPRGVTIGNKDGDVTFVEFFDYNCGYCKRAMEDMVTIMKADPKLKIVLKEFPVLGPGSVEAAQVAVAVRMQDPTGKKYLDFHQKLLGGRGQADKARSLAAAKEAGLDMAKIEKDMASPEVRATIEENFKLAESMGMNGTPSYVIGDQVVIGAVGVEALKEKINVARCGKATCS; the protein is encoded by the coding sequence ATGCGCACCTTCCGCCTTCTTGCCTCCGCCGCCGTGGCGCTCGCTTTGTGCGCTGCGCCGCTCAAGGCCTCGGCCCAAAGTTTCAACGACGCGCAGCGCGGCGAAATTCAGAAGATCATGAAGGACTACCTGCTGCAGCATCCGGAAATCCTGGAAGAGGTCTCGGCCGAGCTGCAGAAGCGCCAGGCCGCCGCCGAGGCTGAGAAGCATAAGGCCGCTGTTTCGGCCAATGCCAATCTGATCTTCAACTCGCCCCGCGGCGTCACCATCGGCAACAAGGACGGCGACGTCACCTTCGTGGAGTTCTTCGACTACAATTGCGGCTACTGCAAACGCGCCATGGAAGACATGGTGACGATCATGAAGGCCGATCCGAAGCTGAAGATCGTGCTGAAGGAATTCCCGGTGCTCGGCCCCGGCTCGGTGGAAGCCGCGCAGGTCGCGGTCGCGGTGCGCATGCAGGATCCCACCGGCAAGAAGTATCTCGACTTCCATCAGAAGCTGCTCGGCGGCCGCGGCCAGGCCGACAAGGCACGCTCGCTCGCGGCGGCCAAGGAAGCCGGCCTCGACATGGCGAAGATCGAAAAGGACATGGCGAGCCCGGAAGTGCGCGCCACCATCGAGGAAAACTTCAAGCTCGCCGAGAGCATGGGCATGAACGGCACGCCCAGCTATGTGATCGGCGACCAAGTGGTGATCGGCGCCGTCGGCGTCGAGGCTCTGAAGGAAAAGATCAACGTCGCGCGTTGCGGCAAGGCGACCTGCTCGTAA
- a CDS encoding pyrroloquinoline quinone-dependent dehydrogenase, translating to MRRLVASVVLAMAAMISSASAWEHWGGDAGGTRFSPLSQITPGNVTRLVEAWRFHTGDLITRPPAMMRRSKFEATPLLVEGSLIFCTPFNEVVALNPATGRVRWRTDPGIPADFKPGNRWVCRGVTHWRDPRAEANAACASRIVMGTNDARVIALDAKTGERCAGFGKHGEIELDPGMPLDYAGEFQVTSPPVVARDTIVVGSSIADNRRVDAPRGIVRAFDARTGEARWTWDPLIPDGIEAGHANVWAPMSVDIDRGLVFLPTSSPSPDFYGGRRPGNDAHANSVVALRIETGERVWAFQTVHHDVWDYDVPAQPTLARIDIGGGPRDVVIQATKMGFVFVLDRDTGQPIWPVEERPVPQGAVAGESLSPTQPFPTHVPPLLPQRLNLDKPFGVTFWDRDACGEQLKSGRYDGLFTPPSTQGTLLFPMTGGGVNWGGVAYDPIRQVMFANTSRAVHRITLIPRAQAQNYKPPSGTEFGPQRGAPFAMTRTLVTSPLGMPCNPPPWGAMVAVDLKDGKILWESQVGTTEDMAPLGVALKTGTPLVSGVLATAGGVVFTGAMDAYLRAFDAATGKELWQGRLPVPGVANPMTYAIDGEQYVVIGAGGHSESGTSIGDGVVAFRLARDGEAPSWWSIYIDRPGGRLRAGLMVGGVLVLGLLVASVVWWTRRRRARVA from the coding sequence ATGCGGAGACTGGTTGCGAGTGTCGTGCTGGCGATGGCCGCCATGATATCCTCGGCATCGGCATGGGAGCACTGGGGCGGCGACGCCGGCGGAACGCGTTTTTCACCACTTTCCCAGATCACCCCCGGCAACGTCACGCGCCTCGTCGAGGCGTGGCGTTTTCACACGGGCGATCTGATCACGCGCCCGCCCGCGATGATGCGGCGCTCGAAATTCGAGGCGACGCCGCTGTTGGTCGAGGGCAGCCTGATCTTCTGCACGCCGTTCAACGAAGTGGTGGCGCTAAATCCGGCTACCGGCCGCGTGCGCTGGCGCACCGATCCCGGCATTCCAGCCGATTTCAAGCCGGGCAACCGCTGGGTCTGTCGCGGCGTCACCCACTGGCGCGACCCTCGCGCCGAAGCGAACGCCGCCTGCGCCAGCCGCATCGTGATGGGAACCAACGATGCGCGTGTGATTGCGCTCGATGCGAAAACGGGAGAACGATGCGCAGGCTTCGGCAAGCACGGCGAGATCGAACTCGATCCCGGCATGCCGCTGGACTATGCCGGCGAGTTTCAGGTCACGTCGCCGCCCGTCGTCGCGCGCGACACCATCGTGGTCGGTTCGTCCATCGCCGACAATCGCCGCGTGGATGCGCCGCGCGGCATCGTCCGCGCCTTCGATGCCCGCACGGGCGAGGCGCGCTGGACATGGGATCCGCTGATCCCCGACGGCATCGAGGCCGGCCATGCCAATGTGTGGGCGCCGATGTCGGTCGATATCGACCGCGGCCTCGTCTTTCTGCCGACCTCGTCGCCGAGCCCGGATTTCTACGGCGGCAGGCGGCCGGGCAACGACGCCCACGCCAATTCCGTGGTCGCGCTCAGGATCGAGACCGGCGAACGCGTCTGGGCATTCCAGACCGTGCATCACGATGTCTGGGACTACGATGTTCCGGCGCAGCCGACCCTGGCGCGGATCGATATCGGCGGTGGCCCGCGTGACGTGGTGATCCAGGCCACCAAGATGGGGTTTGTCTTTGTGCTGGACCGTGACACCGGGCAACCCATCTGGCCGGTCGAGGAACGGCCTGTGCCGCAAGGCGCGGTCGCGGGCGAGAGCCTGTCGCCGACGCAGCCGTTTCCGACGCATGTGCCGCCGCTGCTGCCGCAGCGCCTCAACCTCGACAAGCCGTTCGGCGTCACGTTCTGGGATCGCGATGCGTGCGGCGAGCAGCTCAAGTCGGGCCGCTACGACGGCCTGTTCACGCCGCCGTCGACGCAGGGCACACTGCTGTTTCCGATGACTGGCGGCGGCGTCAATTGGGGCGGCGTGGCCTATGATCCCATTCGTCAGGTCATGTTCGCCAATACCAGCCGCGCCGTGCATCGGATCACGCTGATCCCGCGCGCGCAGGCGCAAAACTACAAGCCGCCCTCCGGCACCGAATTCGGACCGCAGCGGGGCGCTCCGTTCGCGATGACGCGGACGCTCGTTACATCGCCGCTCGGCATGCCCTGCAATCCGCCACCGTGGGGCGCCATGGTCGCCGTCGATCTGAAGGACGGCAAGATCCTGTGGGAAAGCCAGGTCGGCACCACCGAGGACATGGCGCCGCTCGGCGTGGCGCTGAAGACCGGCACACCGCTGGTCAGCGGCGTGCTGGCAACCGCAGGCGGCGTCGTCTTCACCGGCGCGATGGACGCCTATCTGCGTGCTTTCGATGCCGCCACTGGCAAGGAGCTCTGGCAGGGCCGGTTGCCCGTACCGGGCGTTGCCAATCCGATGACCTATGCGATCGACGGCGAGCAGTATGTGGTGATCGGTGCCGGCGGTCATTCGGAATCCGGCACTTCCATCGGCGACGGTGTCGTCGCGTTTCGCCTTGCGCGTGACGGCGAGGCGCCTTCGTGGTGGTCGATTTACATCGATCGGCCGGGGGGCAGGCTGCGTGCCGGACTGATGGTCGGTGGTGTGCTCGTGCTGGGGCTACTCGTCGCTTCGGTCGTCTGGTGGACGAGGCGCCGCAGAGCGCGCGTCGCATAG
- a CDS encoding DUF1236 domain-containing protein, whose translation MNKHLFVSVAAAALIAGSGVVSAQSPGGAGAGSAGGGAGMSREAPAGGGAAGGGASMRGGTEDRAAPTANSAPSKRDEATDTTNKSDHKQPATKQSQSDDKMQRDNGNQRASDQTRDGGKNAKDMKAEDRNNPAANSKSSADSKSTTEKSTTTTGQAAAGAKLTTEQRTKVTTVVKQQHIAPVTNVNFAVSVGTRVPRDVHFHPVPAEIVTIYPAWRGYNLILVSNQIVIVDPATYEIVAVIDA comes from the coding sequence ATGAACAAGCATTTATTCGTAAGTGTCGCCGCCGCTGCTCTGATTGCAGGTTCAGGTGTCGTGAGCGCACAGAGCCCCGGCGGCGCCGGAGCAGGCAGCGCCGGCGGCGGTGCCGGCATGAGCCGGGAAGCACCCGCGGGTGGCGGTGCGGCGGGTGGTGGTGCGTCGATGCGCGGCGGCACTGAAGATCGCGCGGCGCCGACCGCAAACAGCGCTCCCAGCAAGCGCGATGAAGCCACCGACACCACCAACAAATCCGATCATAAACAGCCTGCCACCAAGCAGAGTCAGTCGGATGACAAGATGCAGCGCGATAACGGCAATCAGCGTGCGAGCGATCAGACCCGCGATGGCGGCAAGAACGCGAAGGACATGAAGGCCGAGGACAGGAACAATCCGGCTGCGAATTCGAAATCGAGCGCCGACAGCAAGTCGACGACCGAAAAATCGACCACGACCACCGGACAGGCTGCGGCCGGCGCCAAACTCACCACCGAGCAACGCACCAAGGTGACGACCGTTGTCAAGCAGCAGCACATCGCGCCCGTGACCAACGTGAACTTCGCGGTGTCGGTTGGTACCCGCGTCCCGCGTGACGTTCACTTCCATCCGGTCCCGGCCGAGATCGTGACGATCTATCCGGCCTGGCGCGGCTACAATCTGATCCTGGTGAGCAACCAGATCGTGATCGTCGATCCGGCGACCTATGAGATCGTGGCCGTGATCGACGCGTAA
- the aroQ gene encoding type II 3-dehydroquinate dehydratase, translating into MASTNTVLVLNGPNLNLLGIREPETYGHATLADVEALCAEAAAKYGLTADCRQSNIEGELINWIHAARTTAAGIIINAGAYSHTSIAIHDALVGVKVPTVEVHISNVYTREDFRHHSFTARAAFASLCGFGIEGYRLAISGLAAKLGKTPLT; encoded by the coding sequence ATGGCCTCCACCAACACAGTTCTGGTCCTCAACGGACCCAACCTCAATCTGCTGGGCATTCGCGAGCCCGAGACCTATGGGCACGCGACCCTTGCCGATGTCGAGGCGCTGTGCGCGGAGGCCGCTGCCAAATATGGCCTGACAGCGGATTGCCGCCAGTCGAATATCGAGGGCGAGCTAATCAATTGGATCCATGCCGCGCGCACGACGGCAGCGGGCATCATCATCAATGCCGGCGCCTATTCGCACACCTCGATCGCCATTCATGACGCGCTGGTCGGCGTGAAAGTGCCGACCGTCGAAGTGCATATCAGCAACGTCTATACGCGCGAAGACTTTCGCCATCACTCGTTCACCGCCCGCGCCGCCTTTGCCAGCCTTTGCGGTTTCGGCATCGAGGGCTATCGCCTCGCGATCTCCGGTCTCGCCGCCAAGCTCGGCAAGACCCCGCTCACCTGA
- the accB gene encoding acetyl-CoA carboxylase biotin carboxyl carrier protein: MARKPAPAKAAAPKVVAPQAASADSAFIRELAQLLNETNLTEIEVERSGLHVRVAREVHVTAAAAPVYAAAPVTAAPAPAPVTAIAAAPAAPSGPDYSKHPGVVPSPMVGTAYMAPEPGKPPFVSVGTKVTAGQTLIIIEAMKTMNQIPAPRAGTVTQILVEDGAPVEYGEPLVIIE, from the coding sequence ATGGCCCGTAAGCCTGCCCCTGCCAAAGCCGCCGCCCCGAAAGTCGTCGCACCGCAAGCCGCTTCCGCCGACAGCGCTTTCATCCGCGAACTCGCGCAGCTGCTGAATGAGACGAACCTCACCGAGATCGAAGTCGAGCGCTCGGGCCTGCATGTGCGCGTCGCACGCGAAGTGCATGTGACTGCCGCCGCTGCGCCGGTCTACGCTGCTGCGCCCGTTACCGCTGCGCCGGCGCCGGCTCCGGTGACAGCCATCGCTGCAGCACCTGCCGCACCGTCGGGCCCAGACTACAGCAAGCATCCGGGCGTCGTGCCGTCGCCGATGGTCGGCACCGCCTATATGGCGCCAGAGCCCGGCAAGCCGCCTTTCGTCAGCGTCGGCACCAAGGTCACCGCGGGCCAGACCCTGATCATCATCGAAGCGATGAAGACCATGAACCAGATTCCGGCGCCGCGCGCGGGCACGGTCACCCAGATCCTGGTGGAAGACGGCGCGCCCGTCGAATACGGCGAACCGCTCGTCATCATCGAATAA